One Primulina eburnea isolate SZY01 unplaced genomic scaffold, ASM2296580v1 ctg973_ERROPOS1174311, whole genome shotgun sequence genomic region harbors:
- the LOC140822609 gene encoding patatin-like protein 3, whose product MDKRVVVFALILPNIFLHFSLFSIVDANANAKGQRVAILSIDGGGIRGIIPGTMLAFLEAKLQELDGPNARIADYFDVVAGTSTGALITTMLTAPGQDNRPAYEAKDIASFYLQHGPKIFPESSRSNFLRKAANLLDGPKYDGKYLRSLIRGLLGNLTVSQTLTDVVIPTFDIKRLQPVIFSTKDGIANASKNALLSDICLGTTAAPTYLPPHYFEIRDYQGSTRTFDLVDGGLAANNPSLLGITHISKEIMLKKFETVDMTPMDSTRMLVLSLGSGMAKNEEKYNAEDAARWGLLSWIYNKGATPIIDMFGAASSDMVDIHVSTLFQSLNTEKNYLRIQEDMLTGDTSSVDIATIRNLQALAIIGRSLLKKPVSRINLETGRSEPVQGEGTNEEALARFAKLLSDERKLRSN is encoded by the exons ATGGACAAAAGGGTTGTCGTTTTTGCGCTCATTTTGCCAAAcatatttctccatttttctctgtTCTCAATTGTTGATGCTAATGCTAATGCTAAAGGACAAAGGGTCGCCATTTTGAGTATCGATGGAGGTGGTATAAGAGGTATTATCCCGGGAACCATGCTCGCCTTCCTTGAAGCCAAACTCCAG GAATTGGATGGCCCGAATGCAAGAATCGCAGATTATTTCGATGTGGTCGCGGGAACGAGCACAGGGGCTCTCATTACGACCATGCTGACTGCTCCTGGTCAAGATAATCGCCCTGCATATGAGGCAAAGGACATAGCAAGTTTCTACTTGCAGCATGGCCCAAAGATCTTCCCCGAGAGCAG TCGAAGCAATTTTCTGAGAAAGGCGGCGAATTTGCTCGATGGGCCGAAGTACGACGGGAAGTACTTGCGATCGTTGATTCGGGGATTGCTAGGCAATCTGACGGTGAGCCAAACCTTAACAGATGTAGTGATACCAACATTTGATATTAAGCGACTTCAACCTGTCATCTTCAGTACTAAAGAT GGGATAGCAAATGCTTCCAAGAATGCATTGTTATCAGACATTTGTTTGGGTACAACGGCAGCGCCCACATATCTTCCACCACACTATTTTGAGATCAGGGATTATCAAGGCAGTACACGCACATTTGATCTCGTTGATGGAGGCCTTGCGGCCAACAATCCG TCCTTATTGGGCATAACACACATTTCCAAAGAAATAATGTTGAAAAAGTTTGAGACTGTAGACATGACACCAATGGACAGCACCAGGATGCTGGTTCTATCATTAGGCTCTGGGATGGCAAAAAATGAAGAGAAGTACAATGCCGAAGATGCTGCACGTTGGGGCTTACTCTCCTGGATATACAACAAGGGTGCTACTCCCATAATCGATATGTTCGGAGCCGCCAGCTCCGATATGGTCGATATTCACGTCTCTACTCTTTTTCAATCGCTAAACACCGAAAAAAATTACCTTCGTATCCag GAGGATATGTTGACGGGAGATACATCATCTGTGGATATTGCGACCATAAGGAACTTGCAGGCTCTTGCGATTATTGGTCGCAGCCTTCTGAAAAAGCCCGTTTCGAGGATTAATTTGGAGACAGGAAGATCAGAGCCTGTTCAAGGAGAGGGCACAAACGAAGAAGCTCTTGCCCGATTCGCGAAGTTGCTTTCGGATGAAAGGAAACTTCGATCAAATTGA
- the LOC140822588 gene encoding CDPK-related kinase 5-like isoform X2: MGICVSKTKQSPEPNFQSSDDIKPEKIPVGETGNSIPAKSNGEDASTSGNFEESGKNVENPGAGKKSPFFRFYSPSPAHYLFSKKSPARSPAPSSGTPLRFLKRPFPPPSPAKHIRALLARRHGSVKPNEAAIPEGKEVSDAAGLDKSFGFSKNFYNKYDLGEEVGRGHFGYTCRAKFKKGELKGQEVAVKVIPKAKMTTAIAIEDVRKEVKILRALTGQSNLIQFYDAYEDHENVYVVMELCEGGELLDRILSRGGKYSEDDAKTVMMQILNVVSFCHLQGVVHRDLKPENFLFTSKDENSLLKAIDFGLSDFVKPDERLNDIVGSAYYVAPEVLHRSYSTEADVWSIGVIAYILLCGSRPFWARTESGIFRAVVKAEPTYDEQPWPTLSSEAKDFVKRLLNKDPRKRMTAAQAMCHPWIRNTNDIKVLLDISIFKLMKAYMRSSPLRKAALRALSKTLTVDELFYLKEQFAMLEPNKNGTISLDNIKAALKKYSTDAMNESRIYDFLASLNALQYRRMDFVEFCAAALSVYQLEALDRWEQHARCAYELFEKEGNRTIMIEELASELGLNPCVPVHAVLHDWIRHTDGKLSFLGFIKLLHGVSSRSLAKVH; encoded by the exons ATGGGGATTTGTGTCTCGAAAACCAAGCAGTCTCCGGAGCCCAATTTCCAATCCTCTGATGACATCAAGCCCGAAAAGATCCCAGTTGGGGAAACGGGTAATTCGATCCCGGCCAAGAGTAATGGAGAAGATGCATCAACTTCGGGGAATTTTGAGGAGAGTGGGAAAAATGTGGAGAACCCAGGTGCAGGTAAGAAGTCACCTTTTTTCCGGTTCTACAGCCCGAGCCCGGCGCATTACTTGTTCTCGAAGAAGTCTCCGGCGAGATCTCCAGCTCCTTCGAGCGGTACACCGTTGAGGTTTTTGAAGAGGCCGTTCCCGCCGCCGTCCCCGGCGAAGCACATCAGGGCGTTGCTGGCGCGGCGGCACGGGTCTGTCAAGCCGAACGAGGCAGCTATACCTGAAGGGAAAGAGGTGTCGGATGCGGCGGGATTAGATAAGAGCTTTGGGTTTTCGAAGAATTTTTACAATAAATATGATCTGGGAGAGGAGGTGGGGAGAGGGCATTTTGGATACACTTGCAGGGCTAAGTTCAAGAAGGGGGAGCTTAAAGGGCAGGAGGTTGCTGTAAAGGTCATACCGAAAGCAAAG ATGACCACTGCAATAGCTATAGAAGATGTAAGAAAGGAGGTGAAAATATTGAGAGCTTTGACTGGACAGAGCAATCTGATACAATTTTATGATGCTTATGAAGACCATGAAAATGTCTACGTAGTGATGGA GTTATGTGAGGGAGGCGAGCTTCTGGATAGAATACTTTCCAG GGGTGGCAAGTATTCAGAAGATGATGCTAAGACTGTGATGATGCAAATACTGAATGTTGTTTCTTTCTGCCATCTCCAAGGGGTTGTACACCGGGATCTTAAACCTGAG AATTTCTTGTTCACATCCAAGGATGAAAACTCTCTATTGAAGGCAATAGATTTCGGATTATCAGATTTTGTTAAACCAG ATGAGCGGCTTAATGATATTGTTGGCAGTGCATATTATGTGGCACCGGAAGTCCTACATAGATCATACAGTACTGAGGCTGATGTCTGGAGTATTGGTGTGATAGCTTACATATTATTGTGTGGAAGCCGCCCATTTTGGGCTAGAACTGAGTCTGGCATCTTTCGAGCTGTTGTAAAAGCTGAACCGACTTATGATGAACAACCTTGGCCTACTCTTTCTTCAGAGGCAAAAGACTTTGTTAAACGTCTGTTAAATAAAGATCCAAGGAAAAGAATGACTGCAGCTCAGGCCATGT GTCATCCTTGGATCAGAAATACTAATGACATAAAAGTCCTGCTGGATATATCGATATTCAAACTCATGAAAGCATATATGCGGTCATCTCCCCTCCGGAAAGCTGCTTTGAGG GCTTTATCAAAAACTCTTACAGTTGATGAACTATTCTATCTGAAGGAGCAATTTGCCATGTTGGAACCTAACAAGAATGGCACCATAAGTCTGGACAATATTAAAGCC GCCTTGAAGAAATACTCGACTGATGCTATGAATGAATCACGCATCTATGACTTTCTTGCTTCT CTCAACGCCCTTCAATACAGAAGAATGGATTTTGTGGAATTCTGTGCCGCTGCATTAAGTGTCTATCAGTTAGAGGCTTTAGATAGATGGGAACAACACGCTCGTTGTGCCTACGAACTTTTTGAAAAGGAAGGGAACAGAACCATCATGATCGAAGAATTGGCTTCG GAACTTGGCCTCAACCCATGTGTACCTGTTCATGCCGTTCTCCATGACTGGATTAGACACACAGATGGAAAGCTCAGTTTCCTCGGATTCATCAAGCTGTTGCATGGTGTTTCCAGCCGGTCTCTTGCCAAAGTTCATTGA
- the LOC140822588 gene encoding CDPK-related kinase 5-like isoform X1 yields MGICVSKTKQSPEPNFQSSDDIKPEKIPVGETGNSIPAKSNGEDASTSGNFEESGKNVENPGAGKKSPFFRFYSPSPAHYLFSKKSPARSPAPSSGTPLRFLKRPFPPPSPAKHIRALLARRHGSVKPNEAAIPEGKEVSDAAGLDKSFGFSKNFYNKYDLGEEVGRGHFGYTCRAKFKKGELKGQEVAVKVIPKAKMTTAIAIEDVRKEVKILRALTGQSNLIQFYDAYEDHENVYVVMELCEGGELLDRILSRGGKYSEDDAKTVMMQILNVVSFCHLQGVVHRDLKPENFLFTSKDENSLLKAIDFGLSDFVKPGSFYFIMFSLFQTFLMVQVAVVISFFADERLNDIVGSAYYVAPEVLHRSYSTEADVWSIGVIAYILLCGSRPFWARTESGIFRAVVKAEPTYDEQPWPTLSSEAKDFVKRLLNKDPRKRMTAAQAMCHPWIRNTNDIKVLLDISIFKLMKAYMRSSPLRKAALRALSKTLTVDELFYLKEQFAMLEPNKNGTISLDNIKAALKKYSTDAMNESRIYDFLASLNALQYRRMDFVEFCAAALSVYQLEALDRWEQHARCAYELFEKEGNRTIMIEELASELGLNPCVPVHAVLHDWIRHTDGKLSFLGFIKLLHGVSSRSLAKVH; encoded by the exons ATGGGGATTTGTGTCTCGAAAACCAAGCAGTCTCCGGAGCCCAATTTCCAATCCTCTGATGACATCAAGCCCGAAAAGATCCCAGTTGGGGAAACGGGTAATTCGATCCCGGCCAAGAGTAATGGAGAAGATGCATCAACTTCGGGGAATTTTGAGGAGAGTGGGAAAAATGTGGAGAACCCAGGTGCAGGTAAGAAGTCACCTTTTTTCCGGTTCTACAGCCCGAGCCCGGCGCATTACTTGTTCTCGAAGAAGTCTCCGGCGAGATCTCCAGCTCCTTCGAGCGGTACACCGTTGAGGTTTTTGAAGAGGCCGTTCCCGCCGCCGTCCCCGGCGAAGCACATCAGGGCGTTGCTGGCGCGGCGGCACGGGTCTGTCAAGCCGAACGAGGCAGCTATACCTGAAGGGAAAGAGGTGTCGGATGCGGCGGGATTAGATAAGAGCTTTGGGTTTTCGAAGAATTTTTACAATAAATATGATCTGGGAGAGGAGGTGGGGAGAGGGCATTTTGGATACACTTGCAGGGCTAAGTTCAAGAAGGGGGAGCTTAAAGGGCAGGAGGTTGCTGTAAAGGTCATACCGAAAGCAAAG ATGACCACTGCAATAGCTATAGAAGATGTAAGAAAGGAGGTGAAAATATTGAGAGCTTTGACTGGACAGAGCAATCTGATACAATTTTATGATGCTTATGAAGACCATGAAAATGTCTACGTAGTGATGGA GTTATGTGAGGGAGGCGAGCTTCTGGATAGAATACTTTCCAG GGGTGGCAAGTATTCAGAAGATGATGCTAAGACTGTGATGATGCAAATACTGAATGTTGTTTCTTTCTGCCATCTCCAAGGGGTTGTACACCGGGATCTTAAACCTGAG AATTTCTTGTTCACATCCAAGGATGAAAACTCTCTATTGAAGGCAATAGATTTCGGATTATCAGATTTTGTTAAACCAGGTTCGTtctattttattatgttttctttatttcaaacatttttgaTGGTCCAGGTTGCCGTAGTTATCAGTTTCTTTGCAGATGAGCGGCTTAATGATATTGTTGGCAGTGCATATTATGTGGCACCGGAAGTCCTACATAGATCATACAGTACTGAGGCTGATGTCTGGAGTATTGGTGTGATAGCTTACATATTATTGTGTGGAAGCCGCCCATTTTGGGCTAGAACTGAGTCTGGCATCTTTCGAGCTGTTGTAAAAGCTGAACCGACTTATGATGAACAACCTTGGCCTACTCTTTCTTCAGAGGCAAAAGACTTTGTTAAACGTCTGTTAAATAAAGATCCAAGGAAAAGAATGACTGCAGCTCAGGCCATGT GTCATCCTTGGATCAGAAATACTAATGACATAAAAGTCCTGCTGGATATATCGATATTCAAACTCATGAAAGCATATATGCGGTCATCTCCCCTCCGGAAAGCTGCTTTGAGG GCTTTATCAAAAACTCTTACAGTTGATGAACTATTCTATCTGAAGGAGCAATTTGCCATGTTGGAACCTAACAAGAATGGCACCATAAGTCTGGACAATATTAAAGCC GCCTTGAAGAAATACTCGACTGATGCTATGAATGAATCACGCATCTATGACTTTCTTGCTTCT CTCAACGCCCTTCAATACAGAAGAATGGATTTTGTGGAATTCTGTGCCGCTGCATTAAGTGTCTATCAGTTAGAGGCTTTAGATAGATGGGAACAACACGCTCGTTGTGCCTACGAACTTTTTGAAAAGGAAGGGAACAGAACCATCATGATCGAAGAATTGGCTTCG GAACTTGGCCTCAACCCATGTGTACCTGTTCATGCCGTTCTCCATGACTGGATTAGACACACAGATGGAAAGCTCAGTTTCCTCGGATTCATCAAGCTGTTGCATGGTGTTTCCAGCCGGTCTCTTGCCAAAGTTCATTGA